From Micromonospora carbonacea:
GCCGTCGGGGGCGGCGGCCAGCCGCCGGGCGATCCACTCCGACTGGTGGGTCGTGCCGTTGCGGGCGTCGAACCGCGCGGCCAGCGCGGTCGCCGTGTCGGTCAGCTCGGCGGCGAGAGCGGCGGCGGACACCTCGCCCGCCGGCCGGTCGCCGGCCGCCCGCCGGTGCAGGGTGACGTCGCCGGCTGCGGCGGCGCGGCGCAACGCGGCGGCGGCGGCGGCCGCGAAGTGCATCGCGGCGGCCGGGGTGGGTGCGCGGTCCAGCCAGTCGAGGTGCCGCTCGACGATCTCCACGGCCCGCGCCTCGTTGCCGGTCAGCGTGCAGAACTCGACGTGGTCGCCGATGTCCCACAGGTCCGACAGGTTGCCCCGCAGCCGCCGGTACGCCTCCCGGTGCGCGTCCCGCGCCGCGTCGCCCCGCCCCGAGCGGAGGTAGGGCAGCAGCAGCGCGGTGAGGATCGCCTGCGGCTGCTCCGTGCAGGTCAGCCGGCCGGCGAGGACCGGCTCTGCCACCGCCGCCGCCTCGTCGTGCCGGCCCGCGTGGGCCAGGTGGGCGACCTGGGTGGTGGGATCGCAGCCGGCGCAGTCGGACAGCTCGTCGCGCGGGGCGGTCAGCCACTCCTGGTACCACCGCTCGGCGGCCTCGGCGTCGCCCACGTGGTCGGCGACCAGGTAGCGGTGCTTGTGCACGGCCTGGAGGCTGTGCCCCGCGTTGGCGTACCGGCGCTGCATGTCGTCGAGCACCGCGTAGGTGCGGTCCAACGGCAGCTCGGGGAACTTCAGCATGGCGTTGACCATGTACTTGAAGTGCCAGAGGAGCTGGTGGGCGTAGCGCTCGTGGTAGGGCTGCGGGTCCCGGTCGAACTCGGCCAGGCACCAGGAGAAGGTGACGAAGGACTTCGCCGGCTCGCCGCCGTAGACGTACGCGGTGGTGGCGTGCATCCGCACGGCGAACGCCAGGTGCCGGTCGTCGCCGGTGTCGGCGCGGCGCAGCAGCTGCTCCAGGGCGGCCGTGCGCCCGGCGCCGTACGGCATGTCGCCGCTGTCGTGCAGCATCCGCCACAGCTCGTCGTCACTCATCGGTGCCACTCACTCCCGTCCCGGTACGGCCCGGCCGAGCAGGCCGAGGAAGGAACTGTTCAGCAGCGCGGCGTCGGCCGCGCGGATCGGGTGGTGCCCGAGCAGCAGGGCCTGCCCGTACAGCGCCTCGACGGCGAGCCCGACCAGCTCCGGGTCGTCGAGGGTGGTGACCCGGCGGACCAGCGGGTTGCGGTGGTTGAGCACGAGCTGCGGGCGGTCCGGCGGGGCGGAAGCGGCGAGCGCGTCGAGCACCCCGCCCCACAGCTCGTCGGCGGCGTCCCGCGTCGCGGCGAGCTGGTCGTTGAACGCCGCCGACCGGCTGACCAGGTAGAGCGCGGGCAGCGACACCGGGTCGTACGCCCGCACCACCACCTCGCAACCGAGCCGCTCCAGGGCCCGCTGCGCCGCGGCGAGGAACGGCCGCAGCGCCAACTCGACGGCCGGGTCGACGGCGTCGAAGCGGGTGGTCAGGTCGCTCGGCTCCAGCCGCTCGATGAGCACCGACCGGTCCACCGTCGGCAGCCGCTCGATCAGCTCCGTGTCGTAGGTGTAGCCCGCGTTGACCACCGCCAGGTCCTGCGCGGCGGCGACGGCGGCGAGCTGGCGGAACTCGTCCAGGCTGGCCGCGTACCGGAGCACGCCGTGGCGCTGCCGGAACTCGGCCAGGGTGAGGGTGCCGACGTTGGTCTCCATCGGCCACCACCGGTCGACCAGGCGGAGCATCTCGTCGTCGTGCACGGCGAGCGCCTTCACGCCGAGGTGGTGCACCTGGAGGAACTCGCCGAGCCGGCGCGGGTCGTGCCGGGCCAGCCGGACCAGCCAGCCGCGCACCTGCTCGCCGAGGGCCTCCCGGGTGGCGGTGAGCAGGGCGTCCTCGTAGAGCGCCTCGCGGCTGGCGGTGGGCCGGAGCTCGCCGGCGTCGATCACGCAGTGGGCGAAGAACGCCCAGTCGGGCAGCAGCCCGTCGGCGTGCTCGGTGAGCAGCATCCGCTTGAGGTAGACCCGGTGGCCGGCGCGGGCCGCCGGGTTCACCGGGGTC
This genomic window contains:
- a CDS encoding HSP90 family protein, which codes for MDRTFQVDLRGVVDLLSHHLYGSPRVYVRELMQNAVDAITARRAGEPDAPALVRIFPPELTGDGTLRVHDTGIGLTEAQVHELLATIGRSSKRDELGFSRHEFLGQFGIGLLSCFLVADEIRVVTRHADEPTVLWTGYADGRYAVEVAPAAQQRPEIGTTVTLVPRRDADQWFATATVTELARLYGSLLPVTVRVGDTVTTTGGPPWPTAPGTGVDRPALTRYARQLLGVDPFDVVPLSVPEAGLTGVAFILPTPVNPAARAGHRVYLKRMLLTEHADGLLPDWAFFAHCVIDAGELRPTASREALYEDALLTATREALGEQVRGWLVRLARHDPRRLGEFLQVHHLGVKALAVHDDEMLRLVDRWWPMETNVGTLTLAEFRQRHGVLRYAASLDEFRQLAAVAAAQDLAVVNAGYTYDTELIERLPTVDRSVLIERLEPSDLTTRFDAVDPAVELALRPFLAAAQRALERLGCEVVVRAYDPVSLPALYLVSRSAAFNDQLAATRDAADELWGGVLDALAASAPPDRPQLVLNHRNPLVRRVTTLDDPELVGLAVEALYGQALLLGHHPIRAADAALLNSSFLGLLGRAVPGRE